One stretch of Deltaproteobacteria bacterium DNA includes these proteins:
- a CDS encoding tripartite tricarboxylate transporter permease yields MDTFNSFFIGLANILPFSEAGQDPFLFMLIGIAIGFVVGILPGLGGATTLALMLPFIYNMDPTTAFAFLLGSNAVTATTGDITSILFGVPGEGITAATIVDGHPMAKKGEAGRALGAALMSSLVGAVFGAFALALAIPIVQPLVLSIGSSEFFMLALLGITFVASLSGGNMLKGLCTGAFGLILATVGLDPIESVPRFTLDPLIGEDAALFLWDGLSLVSVTVGLFAIPEIIELSVQGSSIARQSTGKLGGVMQGIIDTFRYWKLVLSCSAIGSYIGLIPGLGGGPAQWVAYAHAVQSSGGDKDRFGKGAIEGVLGPGAANNSKEGGALVPTIAFGVPGSVSMAILLGAFIIQGIVPGPDLLDPAKHLDLTFSFVWIIVVSNIITVAVCLLFLNQLARITFVKGTYLIPFLLLLIYLGGFAVNNAFGDMFLVLLFGAVGWLMVRFDWQRPPLLLGLVLGGIAENNLFIATKVYGAGFLLRPGVILIALLILAGALYPLYQSWRERKRAERHEDKFEVPGITKMMEPVSRNDRIAQGVFAFCFVALFAYVMREVFFGFGAFEERAALFPLIIGLPALVISAVVFVKEVTITSRVVVHGEEGVEDVEEISPEETRRRTLAISAWVVGFFVSIWLIGFVWSSMVATFLYLKVGARESWLMSIILTAVAYAFFAGIFDLTLHLPFPPGELFVWLGLD; encoded by the coding sequence ATGGACACCTTTAATTCATTCTTCATCGGCTTGGCCAACATTCTGCCGTTCAGCGAGGCGGGGCAGGATCCGTTCCTGTTCATGCTCATCGGCATCGCCATCGGGTTCGTGGTGGGCATCCTGCCCGGTCTGGGGGGCGCCACGACGCTGGCGCTCATGCTCCCGTTCATCTACAACATGGACCCCACCACCGCGTTCGCGTTTCTGCTGGGTTCCAACGCGGTCACCGCCACCACAGGGGACATCACCTCGATCCTCTTCGGCGTGCCGGGCGAGGGCATTACCGCGGCGACCATCGTCGACGGCCACCCCATGGCCAAGAAGGGAGAAGCGGGCCGCGCCCTGGGCGCGGCGCTCATGAGCTCGCTGGTGGGCGCCGTCTTCGGCGCCTTCGCCCTGGCCCTGGCCATCCCCATCGTGCAGCCGCTGGTGCTCTCCATCGGCTCCTCGGAATTCTTCATGCTGGCCCTTCTGGGCATCACGTTCGTGGCCTCCCTTAGCGGCGGCAACATGCTCAAGGGACTGTGCACCGGCGCCTTCGGGCTGATCCTCGCCACCGTCGGCCTGGACCCCATCGAGAGCGTGCCGCGCTTCACCCTCGACCCGCTCATCGGCGAGGATGCCGCGCTGTTCCTGTGGGACGGTCTCTCGCTGGTCTCGGTCACCGTGGGACTGTTCGCCATCCCCGAGATCATCGAGCTGTCGGTGCAGGGGTCGAGCATCGCGCGCCAGTCCACCGGCAAGCTTGGCGGCGTCATGCAGGGGATCATCGACACCTTCCGGTATTGGAAGCTGGTGCTGAGTTGCAGCGCCATCGGCTCCTACATCGGCCTCATCCCCGGCTTGGGAGGCGGCCCGGCCCAGTGGGTGGCCTACGCCCACGCCGTGCAGAGTTCGGGGGGAGACAAGGACCGCTTCGGCAAGGGCGCCATCGAGGGCGTGCTGGGACCCGGCGCGGCCAACAACTCCAAGGAGGGTGGCGCGCTGGTGCCGACCATCGCCTTCGGCGTGCCCGGCAGCGTCTCCATGGCGATCCTGCTGGGCGCGTTCATCATTCAGGGGATCGTGCCCGGACCGGACCTGCTCGACCCGGCAAAGCACCTGGACCTCACGTTTTCCTTCGTCTGGATCATCGTCGTCTCGAACATCATCACCGTGGCGGTCTGCCTGCTGTTCCTGAACCAGCTCGCCAGGATCACGTTCGTCAAGGGCACCTACCTGATTCCGTTCCTCCTCCTGCTCATCTATCTTGGCGGCTTCGCCGTCAACAATGCCTTCGGCGACATGTTCCTGGTGCTTCTGTTCGGCGCCGTGGGATGGCTCATGGTGCGGTTCGACTGGCAGCGCCCGCCGCTGCTGCTGGGGCTCGTCCTGGGCGGCATCGCGGAGAACAACCTGTTCATCGCCACCAAGGTCTACGGCGCCGGTTTCCTCCTGCGGCCGGGTGTGATCCTGATCGCGCTCCTGATCCTGGCCGGAGCGCTGTATCCCCTCTATCAGTCCTGGCGGGAGCGCAAGCGGGCCGAGCGCCACGAGGACAAGTTCGAGGTGCCCGGCATCACCAAGATGATGGAGCCTGTGTCGCGCAATGACCGCATCGCCCAGGGCGTCTTCGCGTTCTGCTTCGTCGCGTTGTTCGCCTACGTGATGCGCGAGGTCTTCTTCGGCTTCGGCGCTTTCGAGGAACGGGCCGCGCTGTTCCCGCTCATCATCGGCCTTCCCGCCCTGGTCATCAGCGCGGTGGTCTTCGTCAAGGAAGTCACCATCACCTCCAGAGTGGTCGTGCACGGAGAGGAGGGCGTCGAGGACGTCGAAGAGATTTCACCCGAAGAGACGCGCCGCCGCACCTTGGCCATCAGCGCCTGGGTCGTGGGCTTCTTCGTCTCCATCTGGCTCATCGGATTCGTGTGGTCATCGATGGTGGCGACCTTCCTCTATCTCAAGGTCGGGGCGCGGGAGAGCTGGCTCATGTCCATCATCCTGACGGCGGTGGCGTACGCGTTCTTCGCCGGCATCTTCGACCTGACCCTGCATCTGCCGTTCCCGCCCGGCGAACTGTTCGTCTGGCTCGGACTCGATTGA
- a CDS encoding cytochrome c, with protein MVTSFYRRSGLYLGLVLLGLTLLSGCIREEEMQLVYAQRCASCHGATGGGDGPIAKALSAEIPDFRDTVANLDIFDIRRVIKKGKGIMPAFEPALEKYQIQDMVRMVRFLSMEGRDLEWWEKFEPLVWAHCSVPWQYVYDTGGAAAGKDKSS; from the coding sequence ATGGTGACGAGCTTCTACCGGCGTTCCGGCCTCTACCTCGGTCTGGTGCTGCTGGGCCTGACGCTCCTTTCGGGCTGCATCCGGGAGGAGGAGATGCAACTCGTCTACGCCCAGCGCTGCGCGAGCTGCCACGGCGCCACCGGCGGGGGTGACGGCCCCATCGCCAAGGCGCTGTCCGCCGAGATTCCCGACTTCCGCGACACCGTCGCCAACCTGGACATCTTCGACATCCGTCGCGTCATCAAGAAAGGCAAGGGCATCATGCCCGCCTTCGAGCCCGCCCTGGAGAAGTACCAGATCCAGGACATGGTGCGCATGGTGCGGTTCCTCAGCATGGAGGGACGTGACCTGGAATGGTGGGAGAAGTTCGAACCCCTCGTCTGGGCCCACTGCTCGGTGCCCTGGCAGTATGTCTACGACACCGGCGGTGCCGCCGCCGGCAAGGACAAGTCCTCGTAA
- a CDS encoding amino acid synthesis family protein, whose amino-acid sequence MEIRKLVTIVEETRREMDRPVEPASRQCAAIAVIANPYAGVYDEGLEELQKAGAELGGLLAQRAIDALGIDGAAVHSYGKAAVVGENGEREHAAAVMHPRLGKPVREIVGPARSVMPSTTKIGGPGTAIDCPLHHKDDVWKFSHFDSMQVSVPDAPRADEIVVVLAISDSGRPFHRVGEDLAAADVMAKKE is encoded by the coding sequence ATGGAGATCCGCAAGCTCGTGACCATCGTCGAGGAAACCCGGCGAGAGATGGACCGCCCGGTGGAGCCCGCCTCCCGTCAGTGCGCGGCCATCGCCGTGATCGCCAACCCCTATGCCGGGGTCTATGACGAGGGGCTCGAAGAGTTGCAGAAAGCGGGCGCGGAGCTCGGCGGCCTGCTGGCCCAACGCGCCATCGACGCGCTGGGCATCGACGGCGCCGCCGTTCACAGCTACGGCAAGGCGGCGGTCGTGGGCGAGAACGGCGAGCGCGAGCATGCCGCCGCGGTGATGCACCCGCGGCTTGGCAAGCCGGTGCGCGAGATTGTCGGGCCGGCGCGCTCGGTCATGCCCTCGACCACGAAGATCGGCGGTCCCGGGACCGCCATCGATTGCCCGCTGCACCACAAGGACGACGTCTGGAAGTTCAGCCACTTCGACTCGATGCAGGTCTCGGTGCCCGACGCCCCGCGCGCCGACGAGATCGTGGTGGTCCTGGCCATCAGCGACTCGGGCCGTCCGTTCCACCGGGTCGGCGAGGATCTGGCCGCCGCCGACGTGATGGCGAAAAAGGAGTAG
- a CDS encoding MFS transporter, which translates to MNQPATPDAKPRPPIPLPFHYGWLIVAVTFFASFNGAGIRVVPTVLIHPLEADFGWARSAITFGISINLLLYGVAAPIVGWVLDKYGPRKVMLTSLTLLSAGLLCTTFVSQLWQFWLTWGVMVGLGAGGMSGVLSASVAHRWFNARRGQAVGILSSGSSTGQIVFIPFMLWIIAYTGWRTGSYILVACTGAAVLLVWMLMRDNPQDIGLEPYNQGPGAQAVPPVDKTAVKTEEAKTAAPVMGIRDAIKTPTFWLLCGVFSICGGTANGLVGTHLLPHALENGFDKLTVASAIGLMGTMNVIGTLFSGWLADRVDPRKLIAGVFTLRGLSLFYLTLVDNTAGLLFFTVVYGLDWFATVPPVVMLAGQTFGKQSIGRIYGWIFLAHQVGGSAMAWGGGLLYDYVGNYEMAFFAGGWMGLMAAAFGLSIRKKPTLPPLAPTPAGAPA; encoded by the coding sequence ATGAACCAACCCGCGACCCCGGATGCCAAGCCGCGTCCGCCCATACCGCTGCCGTTCCACTACGGCTGGCTCATCGTGGCGGTGACCTTCTTCGCCAGCTTCAACGGCGCCGGCATCCGCGTGGTTCCCACGGTGCTGATCCATCCGCTGGAGGCCGACTTCGGCTGGGCGCGCTCGGCCATCACCTTCGGCATCTCCATCAACCTTTTGCTCTACGGTGTGGCCGCTCCGATCGTGGGCTGGGTGCTGGACAAGTACGGGCCGCGCAAGGTCATGCTGACCTCGCTGACCCTGCTCTCCGCGGGTTTGCTGTGCACCACGTTCGTCTCCCAGTTGTGGCAGTTCTGGTTGACTTGGGGGGTCATGGTGGGACTGGGGGCCGGCGGCATGTCCGGCGTGCTCTCGGCTTCGGTGGCGCACCGGTGGTTCAACGCCCGGCGCGGGCAAGCGGTGGGCATTCTCAGCAGCGGCAGCTCCACGGGTCAGATCGTCTTCATACCGTTCATGCTTTGGATTATCGCCTACACCGGCTGGCGCACGGGTTCCTACATCCTGGTTGCCTGCACCGGTGCAGCCGTGCTGCTGGTCTGGATGCTCATGCGCGACAATCCGCAGGACATCGGCCTTGAGCCCTACAACCAGGGGCCTGGCGCGCAGGCCGTGCCGCCGGTCGACAAGACGGCGGTCAAGACCGAGGAGGCCAAGACGGCTGCGCCGGTCATGGGCATCCGGGACGCCATCAAGACTCCCACATTCTGGCTCCTGTGCGGCGTGTTCTCCATCTGTGGCGGCACGGCCAACGGCCTCGTCGGCACCCACCTGCTTCCCCATGCCCTGGAGAACGGGTTCGACAAGCTCACGGTAGCCAGCGCCATCGGCCTCATGGGGACCATGAACGTCATCGGGACGCTGTTCTCCGGCTGGCTGGCGGACCGCGTCGACCCCCGGAAGCTGATCGCCGGTGTGTTCACGTTGCGGGGGTTGTCGCTATTCTACCTGACGCTCGTGGACAACACCGCCGGGCTCCTTTTCTTCACCGTCGTGTACGGCCTCGACTGGTTCGCCACGGTGCCGCCCGTGGTCATGCTCGCGGGCCAGACCTTCGGCAAACAGTCCATCGGCCGGATCTATGGCTGGATCTTCCTGGCGCACCAAGTGGGCGGATCAGCCATGGCCTGGGGCGGCGGCCTGCTCTACGACTACGTCGGCAACTACGAGATGGCGTTCTTCGCCGGCGGCTGGATGGGACTCATGGCCGCGGCCTTCGGGCTCAGCATCCGGAAGAAGCCGACGCTCCCGCCGCTGGCCCCCACGCCCGCGGGTGCTCCCGCCTGA
- a CDS encoding tripartite tricarboxylate transporter substrate binding protein, translating into MRKWVVIALLLTLVAFTQATTVAAADFPKKNITIIVAGSPGGGFDRLARGIGRTMRKYLPKGVHLVVKNITGGGLVIGTVAMYKAKPDGYTLGHLFTDGMLGKQLISGVAKTGYDVTKFTYIARVGAEPYSLIVGKNSKFHTLEDLQKAKRVKWGVEGIGVSRWIPTFVTAKELGIQMDVVSGYRGTSEGIPAMIRNDFDVYLQPIDHPTTATYIASGDVRPILHLHSERPVNAPNTPTAVEKGVDLRLYVGRSIVAPPGLPDDRKKILEDLFMKAMTDPEYKEFLAKSKSPIVAGDSKVAQADLDNYVKTYSKYTQAMRDALPK; encoded by the coding sequence ATGAGAAAGTGGGTTGTTATCGCGCTGTTGCTGACTCTGGTGGCCTTTACGCAAGCGACCACCGTTGCGGCGGCGGACTTTCCGAAGAAGAACATCACCATCATCGTCGCGGGATCTCCTGGCGGTGGGTTCGACCGGCTGGCCCGGGGCATCGGCAGGACCATGCGGAAGTACCTGCCCAAGGGCGTCCATCTCGTGGTCAAGAACATCACCGGCGGAGGACTGGTCATCGGTACGGTGGCCATGTACAAAGCCAAGCCCGACGGCTACACGCTGGGCCACCTGTTCACCGACGGCATGCTTGGCAAGCAGTTGATCAGCGGCGTCGCCAAGACCGGCTACGACGTCACCAAGTTCACCTATATCGCACGGGTCGGGGCCGAGCCCTACAGCCTTATCGTGGGCAAGAACTCCAAGTTTCATACGCTTGAGGACCTCCAGAAGGCCAAACGCGTGAAATGGGGCGTGGAGGGCATCGGCGTCTCGCGCTGGATCCCGACGTTCGTGACGGCCAAGGAGCTGGGCATCCAGATGGACGTCGTGTCGGGCTACCGCGGCACCAGCGAGGGCATACCGGCCATGATCCGGAATGACTTCGACGTCTACCTGCAGCCCATCGACCACCCCACCACCGCCACCTACATCGCGTCGGGCGACGTGAGGCCGATCCTTCACCTGCACAGCGAACGGCCGGTGAATGCTCCCAACACCCCGACGGCCGTGGAGAAGGGTGTCGATCTCCGCCTCTACGTGGGCCGCAGCATCGTGGCGCCGCCGGGTCTGCCCGACGACAGGAAGAAGATCCTGGAAGATCTGTTCATGAAGGCCATGACCGATCCGGAATACAAGGAGTTCCTGGCCAAGTCCAAGAGCCCCATCGTCGCCGGTGACTCCAAGGTGGCGCAGGCGGACCTGGACAACTACGTGAAGACCTACAGCAAGTACACCCAAGCCATGCGCGACGCGCTGCCGAAGTAG
- a CDS encoding amidohydrolase family protein, which yields MPKEVIDIHAHFTPLEWIEGMRRDGARHGCHIEEDASGRLSLRVGDGRPSSLQPFLSDLPARVSAMRERGLDRQVLSPPMTIVTYQLEGVHGQAVSRLFNETNAEAARGTPGLIPVATVPMQAGREAVEELRYAVEVLGIPMVEIGTHINGVNLDDEAFRPFFECAADLGVLVQLHPHRVAAAERLSRYYMNNLVGNPVDTAIAAASLILGGVMERYPSLNICLVHGGGALPYLLGRVIHGHGAVDAARAVPGNPETYFRRFYFDTILHDPRMLTFLHQLAGEERLLLGTDYPYDMGERDPLGLLERAGLGDSDAVRGGNAARLLGLRNEAGG from the coding sequence ATGCCTAAAGAAGTCATCGACATCCACGCCCACTTCACCCCGCTCGAGTGGATCGAGGGTATGCGCCGGGACGGCGCCCGGCACGGGTGCCACATCGAGGAGGACGCCTCGGGTCGGCTGTCGCTGCGGGTCGGGGACGGCCGTCCCTCATCGCTGCAGCCGTTCCTTTCGGACCTGCCGGCGCGGGTGAGCGCCATGCGGGAGCGGGGGCTGGACCGGCAGGTGCTGTCGCCGCCCATGACCATCGTGACGTATCAACTGGAAGGCGTTCACGGGCAGGCGGTGTCACGCCTCTTCAACGAGACCAACGCCGAGGCGGCGCGCGGGACGCCCGGGCTGATCCCGGTGGCCACGGTGCCCATGCAGGCGGGACGGGAGGCGGTGGAGGAGCTCCGGTACGCGGTGGAAGTGCTGGGCATCCCCATGGTGGAGATCGGCACCCACATCAACGGGGTGAACCTCGACGACGAGGCGTTCCGGCCGTTCTTCGAGTGCGCCGCCGACCTGGGCGTGCTGGTGCAACTGCATCCGCACCGCGTGGCCGCGGCGGAGCGGCTGAGCCGGTACTACATGAACAACCTGGTGGGCAATCCCGTGGACACCGCCATCGCGGCGGCGTCCCTTATCCTCGGCGGCGTGATGGAGCGTTACCCGTCCCTCAACATCTGCCTGGTGCACGGCGGCGGCGCCCTCCCCTACCTCCTCGGCCGCGTGATCCACGGCCACGGCGCGGTGGACGCGGCGCGCGCGGTGCCGGGCAACCCGGAAACGTACTTCCGCCGCTTCTACTTCGACACCATCCTGCACGACCCGCGCATGCTCACGTTCCTGCATCAGCTTGCAGGCGAGGAACGGTTGCTGCTGGGCACCGACTACCCCTACGACATGGGAGAGCGCGATCCGCTGGGGCTGCTGGAACGCGCCGGGCTGGGCGACTCCGACGCG
- a CDS encoding enoyl-ACP reductase, with translation MAGILAGRKALIFGVANERSIAWAVAQELHAQGAELAFTYAGEVLEKRVRPLAEGIGSSLILPCDVTRDEEIETVFGEVGREWGGLDILIHAIAFANKEDLAQPYVETGRAGFHTALDISAYSLVVLTRHAARLMKGRDGAVVTLTYMGSEKVVPNYNVMGVAKAALEASVRYLAYDLGPDGIRVNAISAGPVKTLAAAGIAGFRDMLRLAGERAPLKRNVDAAEIGRTAVYLVSELGSGVTGETLHVDAGYNVMGM, from the coding sequence ATGGCCGGAATTCTGGCAGGCAGGAAGGCGTTGATCTTCGGCGTGGCCAATGAGCGGAGCATCGCCTGGGCGGTGGCTCAGGAGCTGCACGCCCAGGGAGCGGAACTGGCCTTCACCTACGCCGGCGAGGTCCTGGAGAAGCGCGTCCGCCCCTTGGCCGAGGGCATCGGATCGAGCCTGATCCTGCCGTGCGACGTCACCCGCGATGAAGAGATCGAAACCGTCTTCGGGGAGGTCGGGCGCGAGTGGGGCGGTCTCGACATCCTCATCCACGCCATCGCCTTCGCCAACAAGGAGGATCTGGCGCAGCCCTACGTCGAGACCGGGCGGGCCGGGTTCCACACGGCGCTGGACATCAGCGCCTACTCCCTGGTCGTCCTCACGCGCCACGCCGCCCGGCTCATGAAGGGGCGCGACGGGGCGGTGGTGACGCTGACCTACATGGGGTCGGAGAAGGTCGTGCCCAACTACAACGTCATGGGCGTGGCCAAGGCGGCGCTGGAGGCCAGCGTGCGCTACCTGGCCTACGACCTCGGGCCGGACGGCATCCGGGTGAACGCCATTTCGGCCGGGCCGGTGAAGACGCTGGCGGCGGCCGGCATCGCCGGGTTCCGGGACATGCTGCGCCTCGCCGGCGAGCGGGCGCCCCTCAAGCGCAACGTGGACGCCGCCGAGATCGGCCGCACCGCCGTCTATCTCGTGAGCGAGCTGGGGAGCGGCGTCACCGGCGAGACGCTTCACGTCGACGCCGGCTACAACGTGATGGGGATGTAG
- a CDS encoding rhodanese-like domain-containing protein, producing the protein MKEISPQEAYDTLRQDAGAVYIDVRTVEEFAEGHPEGAVNIPIAFHDPAQGMVYNHEFVEVVERHYAKDRKLLLGCKAGPRSNSAANLLEQTGYQDVASVVGGFGGMRDPYGQVLVEGWAGLGLPVSQENGEGTSYESLAAKR; encoded by the coding sequence GTGAAGGAGATTTCGCCGCAGGAAGCCTACGACACGTTACGGCAGGACGCCGGCGCCGTGTACATCGACGTGCGCACGGTGGAGGAGTTCGCCGAGGGGCACCCGGAGGGAGCGGTGAACATTCCCATCGCCTTCCACGATCCGGCGCAGGGCATGGTCTACAACCATGAGTTCGTCGAGGTAGTAGAGCGCCACTACGCCAAGGACCGGAAGTTGCTGCTGGGCTGCAAGGCGGGGCCGCGGTCCAACAGCGCGGCCAACCTGCTGGAGCAGACGGGGTACCAAGACGTCGCCAGCGTCGTGGGCGGCTTCGGCGGCATGCGCGACCCTTACGGACAAGTGCTGGTGGAAGGGTGGGCCGGCCTGGGCCTTCCGGTAAGCCAGGAGAACGGCGAGGGGACCAGCTACGAGTCCCTGGCGGCCAAGCGATAA
- a CDS encoding cob(I)yrinic acid a,c-diamide adenosyltransferase: MRITRVYTRTGDDGTTGLVGGKRVPKDSRRVEAYGAVDELNAVVGLARAWNEQGRGERELHLKLDGWLQQIQQELFDLGSELATPEDFTYEGMHRVGAEEVTRLEQLINECQKDLKPLKSFTLPGGGPVSAQLHQCRTVCRRAEREILRLSRVEHVGEWPLKYVNRLSDFFYVAGRWVGKNLGETEYLWQRGLTKGPE; this comes from the coding sequence ATCCGAATCACGCGCGTGTACACGCGAACGGGCGACGACGGCACCACCGGCCTCGTGGGCGGGAAACGCGTTCCCAAGGACTCCAGGCGGGTGGAGGCCTACGGCGCCGTCGACGAGCTGAACGCGGTGGTGGGCCTCGCGCGCGCCTGGAACGAGCAGGGAAGGGGAGAACGCGAGTTGCACCTCAAGCTCGACGGCTGGCTCCAGCAGATCCAGCAGGAGTTGTTCGACCTCGGCAGCGAGCTGGCGACCCCGGAAGACTTCACCTACGAGGGCATGCACCGGGTGGGCGCGGAGGAGGTCACCCGGCTGGAGCAGCTCATCAACGAGTGCCAGAAGGATCTCAAGCCGCTCAAGTCGTTCACCCTGCCGGGCGGCGGACCCGTCAGCGCGCAGCTTCACCAGTGCCGCACGGTGTGCCGGCGGGCCGAGCGGGAGATCCTCCGGCTGTCGCGCGTGGAGCACGTCGGCGAGTGGCCTCTGAAGTACGTCAACCGCTTGAGCGACTTCTTCTACGTCGCCGGGCGCTGGGTGGGCAAGAACCTCGGCGAGACGGAGTACCTCTGGCAGAGGGGGTTGACCAAGGGGCCGGAGTAG